In the Kaistella sp. 97-N-M2 genome, one interval contains:
- a CDS encoding alpha/beta fold hydrolase, with protein MVTSDPEDYQIQHKKVLVNGVEIFYREAGNKENPSILLLHGFPTSSLMFKNLMTALSGTYHFIAPDYPGFGFSSFPSRKIFDYSFENIASYITEFTEQIKLNSFSIYLHDYGCSVGLRICMKHPERIEKIIVQNGNSCNEGLGPQWDDTIDYWENPVPSKKKKVAAFLSKEGIKKQYYAGLTPEFVERVSPEYWIVDWERMKRPGNIEMQFTLNVTYQTNIEMFPLFQEYFRAYQPPALVLWGKYDVFFDVAEAFCYKRDLPEAQIFIIEGGHMLLETNFTEVIVHLKNFMSPLPPERS; from the coding sequence ATGGTAACAAGTGATCCGGAAGACTATCAAATTCAGCATAAAAAAGTCTTGGTAAATGGTGTCGAAATTTTTTACAGAGAAGCAGGGAATAAAGAAAATCCAAGTATTTTGCTTTTGCATGGTTTTCCTACCTCTTCTTTAATGTTTAAAAATTTAATGACAGCCCTTTCCGGTACTTATCATTTTATCGCACCCGATTACCCTGGCTTTGGATTTAGCAGCTTTCCTTCAAGAAAAATATTTGACTACTCTTTCGAAAATATCGCTTCTTATATTACCGAATTTACAGAGCAAATAAAGCTGAACTCATTCAGCATCTATTTACATGATTATGGTTGTTCTGTAGGACTTCGAATTTGCATGAAACACCCTGAAAGGATTGAAAAAATAATAGTCCAAAATGGTAACAGTTGTAATGAAGGGCTTGGACCACAATGGGACGATACAATAGATTACTGGGAAAATCCCGTACCTAGTAAAAAGAAAAAAGTTGCTGCATTTTTAAGTAAAGAAGGAATTAAAAAACAATATTATGCAGGTCTTACACCTGAATTCGTGGAAAGGGTAAGCCCCGAATATTGGATTGTTGACTGGGAACGGATGAAAAGGCCAGGAAATATAGAAATGCAATTTACCTTAAACGTTACTTATCAAACGAATATTGAAATGTTTCCGCTATTTCAGGAATATTTTCGTGCTTATCAACCGCCTGCTCTTGTTTTATGGGGGAAGTATGACGTTTTTTTTGACGTTGCAGAAGCTTTTTGCTACAAGAGAGATTTGCCCGAGGCTCAAATTTTTATAATAGAAGGTGGGCACATGCTTTTGGAAACGAATTTTACTGAAGTGATCGTACATTTAAAAAATTTCATGTCTCCATTACCACCTGAAAGATCGTAG
- a CDS encoding DUF4287 domain-containing protein yields the protein MSFQTYIDNIKAKTGKTPADFKKLAEKKEFIIDGNLNPKIKATEITNWLKEEFELGHGHAMAIYATFKGKTE from the coding sequence ATGTCATTTCAAACATACATCGACAACATCAAAGCGAAGACAGGCAAAACACCGGCGGATTTTAAAAAGTTGGCGGAGAAAAAAGAGTTTATTATCGACGGAAACCTTAACCCTAAAATTAAGGCAACAGAAATTACGAATTGGCTCAAAGAAGAATTTGAGTTAGGACACGGACATGCGATGGCCATTTATGCAACATTCAAAGGAAAAACCGAATAA
- a CDS encoding ABC transporter substrate-binding protein, translated as MKVGLDFAAPVPLHTDVSSEKFEGFEVDLMNEIAKELKLTLKYSVSYWKNIINDITHGKIEVICSATTITAERKKTLAFSKPYLNFHLCLVCHKNFIFPLKELANKKVGVRIRTEAEDYLKANYPKNNLTLFETNEAQYNSLAKNEIDAVIDDSPIAFGFTTQNSEIMIAELIPETPSQYAIIINKENVDLKNKIDNVIDKLEENGFLNQNRIKWFKETHL; from the coding sequence TTGAAAGTTGGTTTAGATTTTGCCGCACCGGTTCCTTTACATACAGACGTTTCTAGTGAAAAATTTGAAGGGTTTGAAGTAGACTTGATGAATGAAATAGCCAAAGAGTTGAAATTGACCTTAAAATATTCCGTGTCATATTGGAAAAACATTATCAACGACATAACCCACGGAAAAATAGAGGTCATTTGTTCGGCGACAACCATAACCGCGGAAAGAAAAAAGACATTGGCTTTTAGTAAACCTTATTTAAACTTTCATCTTTGTCTTGTTTGTCATAAAAACTTTATTTTCCCGTTAAAGGAATTGGCAAATAAAAAAGTAGGCGTAAGGATAAGAACTGAGGCAGAAGACTATTTAAAAGCAAATTATCCAAAAAACAACCTAACCTTGTTCGAAACCAACGAAGCGCAATATAATAGTTTAGCAAAAAACGAAATTGATGCTGTGATCGACGACTCCCCAATTGCGTTCGGGTTTACCACACAAAATTCTGAAATTATGATCGCTGAATTGATTCCGGAAACACCGTCTCAGTACGCAATTATCATTAATAAAGAAAATGTTGATTTAAAAAATAAAATTGATAACGTCATTGATAAACTGGAAGAGAATGGATTTTTAAATCAAAATCGAATAAAATGGTTTAAAGAAACTCATTTATAA
- a CDS encoding phosphotransferase has protein sequence MYCYNWRTKVEIQEELKFLDLLKNNNLSISFPLPDKEGNLIQEINAPEGLRYAVLFTFAVGEKMRFMTKEICYAIGSVMGKIHNITAGKKIDRVSYNFDVLLHDAYHHLNLFFSDELSEIGYIKQLSAKISKRFAQSNLSENQKGVLHLDIWYDNLSVNKENEIILFDFDNCGNGPLILDVGYFCKQLFFIETDKEVYEMKVESFLNGYISERSLSEAELKLIPEAGASVFIFYLGVQAQRFDWSNIFLTENYIKMLGARIKNWIDYYELKELHAANRKLANFPND, from the coding sequence GTGTATTGTTATAATTGGAGAACAAAAGTTGAAATCCAGGAAGAATTGAAATTTTTAGACCTTCTTAAAAACAATAATCTCTCTATTTCATTTCCACTACCGGACAAAGAGGGAAACCTGATTCAAGAAATTAACGCGCCGGAAGGTTTAAGATATGCGGTTCTTTTTACCTTTGCAGTAGGTGAAAAAATGCGTTTTATGACAAAAGAAATCTGTTATGCAATCGGGTCGGTTATGGGTAAAATTCACAACATAACTGCCGGTAAAAAGATAGACAGGGTAAGTTATAATTTCGATGTTCTTTTGCATGATGCCTATCACCATTTAAACTTATTTTTTTCTGATGAATTAAGTGAAATAGGCTACATAAAACAACTCAGCGCTAAAATATCAAAGCGTTTTGCGCAAAGTAATTTATCAGAAAACCAAAAAGGAGTCCTTCATCTCGATATTTGGTACGATAACTTAAGCGTTAATAAGGAAAATGAGATTATACTTTTCGACTTTGACAATTGTGGAAACGGACCTCTGATCTTAGATGTGGGTTATTTTTGCAAGCAGCTGTTTTTTATCGAAACGGACAAGGAGGTATATGAAATGAAAGTTGAAAGTTTTCTAAACGGCTATATAAGTGAGAGAAGTTTATCCGAAGCGGAGTTGAAATTAATTCCGGAAGCTGGAGCGTCGGTTTTTATATTCTATCTTGGCGTTCAGGCGCAAAGATTTGATTGGTCAAATATATTTTTAACGGAAAACTATATTAAGATGCTTGGCGCAAGAATTAAAAACTGGATCGATTACTACGAACTAAAAGAATTACATGCTGCGAACCGTAAGTTAGCGAATTTTCCAAATGATTAA
- a CDS encoding SgcJ/EcaC family oxidoreductase, translated as MKSLFFLFLMVFALSNVPAQNISDELKKIISQQETDWNRNDMKSFSEAFSDDGVLINFLGQVWTGKKMIVDQFSKINDCCIKPTAVKFNVSNVKFIDDKTAIAYIRETLTAQEDYQVPGATVRKGSVDKKMVTAVFQKAAESWKIVSMQVTQVHQMVNN; from the coding sequence ATGAAATCACTGTTTTTCCTCTTTTTGATGGTGTTTGCCCTCAGCAATGTACCGGCACAAAATATAAGTGACGAACTAAAAAAAATAATTAGTCAACAGGAAACCGACTGGAACAGAAACGATATGAAATCGTTTTCTGAGGCTTTCTCCGATGATGGCGTCTTAATTAATTTTCTTGGGCAGGTTTGGACAGGAAAAAAAATGATTGTCGATCAGTTTTCAAAAATAAATGACTGTTGCATCAAGCCTACCGCTGTAAAATTCAACGTGAGCAATGTAAAATTTATTGATGACAAAACGGCAATCGCCTACATCCGTGAAACTTTAACAGCACAGGAAGACTATCAGGTACCCGGTGCAACGGTAAGAAAGGGGAGTGTTGATAAAAAAATGGTGACGGCAGTTTTTCAAAAAGCAGCAGAATCCTGGAAAATTGTTTCGATGCAGGTAACGCAGGTCCACCAAATGGTAAACAACTAG
- the uraH gene encoding hydroxyisourate hydrolase, which yields MKKIITLSLIMLFFSTMLYSQEKYQLSSHILDVTKGQPAPNVKITLSKADPQGNWIFVDEKLTDKNGRITDFLKETPSANNKGIYKLTYYTAPYFQNLNQESFYPFIEVVFELKDENHYHVPITLSPYGYSTYRGN from the coding sequence ATGAAAAAAATAATCACTTTATCGCTAATAATGCTGTTTTTCAGCACCATGCTTTATTCACAGGAGAAGTATCAATTGTCCAGTCATATTCTGGATGTTACCAAAGGACAACCTGCACCGAACGTGAAAATTACGCTGTCCAAAGCGGATCCTCAGGGAAACTGGATCTTTGTTGACGAAAAACTCACGGACAAAAACGGCAGGATTACGGATTTTTTAAAAGAAACACCTTCAGCGAATAACAAAGGAATCTACAAATTAACGTATTACACCGCGCCGTATTTTCAAAATCTGAACCAGGAAAGTTTTTATCCTTTTATTGAAGTTGTATTTGAATTGAAAGACGAAAATCACTATCACGTTCCGATTACCCTCTCGCCTTACGGATATTCCACATACAGAGGAAATTAG
- a CDS encoding Crp/Fnr family transcriptional regulator, whose amino-acid sequence MYSTLRSFIKSKADVDEVTLELICSSFSLVATKRNEILVDFYEVCKYYYFINKGCIRLYTTSKDGNENSRYFAFEGDFATALPSFIDQKPAQEFLQTIQKSELLVISRTDFYELVKTTPAFAKIYTEILELGFISAQKRIYGFQGFDALEKVKWIREHQPKILLKLSNKMEASYLGITPSTLSRIKLKL is encoded by the coding sequence ATGTACAGCACTCTTCGAAGTTTTATCAAAAGCAAAGCCGATGTGGATGAAGTGACACTGGAATTGATCTGCTCTTCTTTTAGTTTGGTAGCAACAAAACGCAACGAAATCTTAGTTGATTTCTACGAGGTCTGTAAATACTATTACTTTATCAATAAAGGATGTATCCGGCTTTACACGACCTCCAAAGATGGAAATGAAAATTCACGATACTTCGCATTTGAGGGAGATTTCGCCACCGCGCTGCCAAGTTTTATCGATCAAAAACCTGCGCAAGAATTTCTTCAGACAATTCAAAAATCAGAACTGCTGGTGATTTCGCGAACCGATTTTTACGAACTCGTAAAAACGACTCCTGCCTTTGCGAAAATTTACACGGAAATTCTGGAACTGGGATTTATCAGCGCACAGAAAAGAATCTACGGCTTTCAAGGCTTTGACGCACTTGAAAAAGTAAAATGGATAAGGGAGCACCAGCCAAAAATCCTTTTGAAGCTGTCCAATAAAATGGAGGCATCCTATTTAGGGATAACGCCGTCCACTTTAAGCCGGATAAAATTGAAATTGTAA
- a CDS encoding response regulator, producing the protein MFQKVLVAEDYESASISVQKSLTDLNIADAGFVYYCDEALALLRKSLDQNKPFDLLITDLSFEEDFAKQNLKSGKELIIEARKLLPTLKILVFSGEKRPLVIKELFEDLEIDGFVSKGRMDVKNLKTAITTIFENKKYISSENLHQLRKTDNIELSLVEFSIIKLLSEGIFQKDMTEILKEKSIKPNSLSSVEKTLNNLKETFAARSTEHLVAICKDLGVL; encoded by the coding sequence ATGTTTCAAAAAGTTCTGGTAGCCGAAGATTACGAAAGTGCAAGTATATCTGTTCAAAAATCATTAACCGATTTAAACATCGCGGACGCCGGTTTCGTTTATTATTGTGACGAGGCGCTGGCGCTCCTCCGAAAAAGCCTGGACCAAAATAAACCGTTTGATCTGCTGATCACCGATCTTTCCTTTGAAGAAGATTTCGCAAAACAAAATTTAAAATCAGGAAAGGAACTTATTATTGAAGCAAGAAAGCTGTTGCCGACACTGAAGATCCTGGTATTTTCGGGGGAAAAACGTCCGCTGGTGATCAAAGAACTCTTCGAAGATTTAGAAATCGACGGTTTTGTGAGCAAAGGTCGGATGGACGTTAAAAACCTGAAAACAGCGATCACAACCATCTTTGAAAACAAAAAGTATATTTCCTCAGAAAACCTTCACCAGTTGCGGAAAACAGATAACATTGAGCTTTCTCTGGTGGAGTTTTCAATCATAAAGTTGCTTTCCGAAGGCATTTTTCAAAAAGACATGACCGAAATTCTGAAGGAGAAATCCATAAAACCCAACAGCTTAAGTTCGGTGGAAAAAACTTTAAACAATCTAAAGGAAACTTTCGCGGCCAGAAGCACTGAACACCTTGTTGCGATCTGCAAAGATCTGGGCGTTTTGTAA
- a CDS encoding Crp/Fnr family transcriptional regulator, with the protein MAPTLFQTIYSHALFTADDLQKIVSLHKKIEVAKGDCLLKERQTATGYYLVEKGLMRFYVHDFNGNEITTQFICENEIVNEVSSLFQRIPSAQNIQAVTDAVLWEIDFANFQQLYHTLESVREWGREWMAAQLFQSQLRSIEMITLSASSRYLQLLKERPQIVQQAPLKQIASYLGIADTSLSRIRKQLVTS; encoded by the coding sequence ATGGCACCGACTCTTTTTCAAACCATTTACAGTCATGCGCTGTTTACCGCCGACGATCTGCAGAAAATTGTTTCGCTTCATAAAAAAATAGAGGTTGCGAAAGGCGACTGCCTGCTGAAAGAACGGCAGACGGCCACGGGCTATTACCTCGTGGAAAAAGGCCTGATGCGCTTTTATGTCCACGACTTTAATGGAAATGAAATTACCACACAGTTTATCTGCGAGAATGAAATCGTGAATGAAGTTTCGTCCTTGTTCCAGCGCATTCCTTCCGCGCAGAATATCCAGGCCGTGACGGACGCCGTGCTGTGGGAAATCGATTTTGCAAATTTTCAGCAGCTTTACCATACACTCGAATCGGTACGGGAATGGGGACGCGAATGGATGGCCGCGCAACTTTTCCAAAGCCAGCTTCGTTCCATCGAAATGATTACGCTCTCCGCTTCCTCGCGCTATTTGCAGTTGCTAAAAGAGCGGCCGCAGATCGTTCAGCAGGCACCTTTAAAGCAAATCGCTTCGTATCTCGGCATTGCCGATACTTCTTTGAGCCGCATCCGAAAACAGCTCGTAACTTCCTGA